In Aptenodytes patagonicus chromosome 6, bAptPat1.pri.cur, whole genome shotgun sequence, one genomic interval encodes:
- the RBM45 gene encoding RNA-binding protein 45 isoform X2 yields the protein MLSPRRKGRCGRSPPAPEKSQRSPAAREPGGPAMEEGSGFRLSAECLDEPPNSRVFVVLGKDTGEALIRERFAPFGDIQNIWLLRDKRTNESRGIAFIKFARSSQACRAMEEMHGRSLVPDTKPIKVFIAQSRASGSHRDVEDEELTRIFVMIPKSYTEEDLREKFKMYGDIEYCSIIKNKTTGESKGLGYVRYLKPSQAARAIEECDRSYRAILAEPKNKSSESFEHDYYSNNTRQEPRGNTLPFCGQPEFCSFEKNESRIQESVSKRLSVVSRLPFIQEQLFALFDLVPGLEYCDVQRDPHTNSGYAVIQYSTAASAIYAKYKLHGFEYPPGNRLTVIFLEDGSDSSDLIRKMATQLVTAHVSSVLRNNNAIVQQYRTPPAFGGTSGSQLLQPQTDAILPPHKKKVPPDTSVKERLFILFHPHPLPVNVLEDVFCRFGHLIKVYLVAGKNVGYAKFADRASASDAITALHGKIVNGVRLKVRLADSPTEESNKRQRTY from the exons ATGTTGTCTCCCCGGCGGAAAGGGCGCTGCGGCCGTTCCCCACCGGCCCCCGAGAAAAGCCAGCGATCCCCGGCGGCccgggagccgggcggccccgctaTGGAGGAGGGCAGCGGCTTCCGCCTCTCGGCCGAGTGTCTGGACGAGCCGCCCAACAGCCGCGTCTTCGTGGTGCTGGGCAAGGACACCGGGGAGGCGCTGATCCGAGAGCGCTTCGCCCCCTTCGGGGACATCCAGAACATCTGGCTCCTGCGGGACAAGCGCACCAACGAGTCCCGGGGCATCGCCTTCATCAAGTTCGCCCGCAGCTCGCAGGCGTGCCGGGCCATGGAGGAGATGCACGGCCGCAGCCTGGTCCCCGACACCAAGCCGATCAAG GTATTTATTGCACAGTCAAGAGCTTCTGGAAGCCACCGAGATGTTGAAGATGAGGAGCTTACACGAATCTTTGTTATGATACCAAAATCCTATACAGAGGAAGACCTACGAGAGAAGTTTAAG ATGTATGGAGACATTGAATATTGCAGCATTATTAAAAACAAGACTACTGGAGAAAGTAAAGGTTTGGGCTATGTGAGATATTTAAAACCATCGCAAGCTGCCCGAGCAATTGAGGAGTGTGATCGAA GCTACAGGGCCATTTTGGCTGAACCTAAAAATAAGTCATCCGAGTCTTTTGAACATGATTATTATAGTAATAACACGAGGCAAGAACCAAGAGGAAATACACTTCCGTTTT GTGGGCAGCCAGAGTTttgtagttttgaaaaaaatgagagcagaattCAAGAGTCGGTCTCCAAACGTCTGTCAGTGGTATCACGGCTTCCCTTTATCCAAGAGCAGCTGTTTGCCCTCTTTGATCTAGTCCCAGGACTGGAATATTGTGATGTTCAGCGAGATCCTCATACCAATAGTG GGTATGCTGTGATTCAGTACAGTACTGCTGCGTCAGCTATATATGCCAAGTATAAATTACACGGTTTTGAGTATCCTCCTGGAAATCGATTAACTGTCATTTTCCTAGAAGATGGGAGTGATAGCTCAGA CCTCATCAGAAAAATGGCAACACAGCTGGTAACAGCACATGTGTCATCAGTGTTGCGGAATAACAATGCAATTGTTCAACAGTATAGGACACCTCCT GCATTTGGAGGAACTTCTGGCTCACAGTTACTTCAGCCCCAAACAGATGCCATACTTCcgccacacaaaaaaaaagttccacCTGACACTTCTGTGAAGGAAAGGCTTTTCATACTCTTTCATCCCCATCCTTTACCTGTAAATGTATTGGAGGATGTGTTTTG tcgTTTTGGACACTTGATAAAAGTTTACCTTGTGGCTGGAAAAAATGTGGGCTATGCAAAATTTGCAGACAGAGCAAGTGCCAGTGATGCCATAACTGCGTTACATGGCAAGATTGTGAATGGTGTCAGACTTAAAGTAAGGTTGGCAGACTCGCCTACAGAAGAATCTAACAAACGTCAGAGAACTTATTGA
- the RBM45 gene encoding RNA-binding protein 45 isoform X1, whose product MLSPRRKGRCGRSPPAPEKSQRSPAAREPGGPAMEEGSGFRLSAECLDEPPNSRVFVVLGKDTGEALIRERFAPFGDIQNIWLLRDKRTNESRGIAFIKFARSSQACRAMEEMHGRSLVPDTKPIKVFIAQSRASGSHRDVEDEELTRIFVMIPKSYTEEDLREKFKMYGDIEYCSIIKNKTTGESKGLGYVRYLKPSQAARAIEECDRSYRAILAEPKNKSSESFEHDYYSNNTRQEPRGNTLPFCGQPEFCSFEKNESRIQESVSKRLSVVSRLPFIQEQLFALFDLVPGLEYCDVQRDPHTNSGYAVIQYSTAASAIYAKYKLHGFEYPPGNRLTVIFLEDGSDSSDLIRKMATQLVTAHVSSVLRNNNAIVQQYRTPPQAFGGTSGSQLLQPQTDAILPPHKKKVPPDTSVKERLFILFHPHPLPVNVLEDVFCRFGHLIKVYLVAGKNVGYAKFADRASASDAITALHGKIVNGVRLKVRLADSPTEESNKRQRTY is encoded by the exons ATGTTGTCTCCCCGGCGGAAAGGGCGCTGCGGCCGTTCCCCACCGGCCCCCGAGAAAAGCCAGCGATCCCCGGCGGCccgggagccgggcggccccgctaTGGAGGAGGGCAGCGGCTTCCGCCTCTCGGCCGAGTGTCTGGACGAGCCGCCCAACAGCCGCGTCTTCGTGGTGCTGGGCAAGGACACCGGGGAGGCGCTGATCCGAGAGCGCTTCGCCCCCTTCGGGGACATCCAGAACATCTGGCTCCTGCGGGACAAGCGCACCAACGAGTCCCGGGGCATCGCCTTCATCAAGTTCGCCCGCAGCTCGCAGGCGTGCCGGGCCATGGAGGAGATGCACGGCCGCAGCCTGGTCCCCGACACCAAGCCGATCAAG GTATTTATTGCACAGTCAAGAGCTTCTGGAAGCCACCGAGATGTTGAAGATGAGGAGCTTACACGAATCTTTGTTATGATACCAAAATCCTATACAGAGGAAGACCTACGAGAGAAGTTTAAG ATGTATGGAGACATTGAATATTGCAGCATTATTAAAAACAAGACTACTGGAGAAAGTAAAGGTTTGGGCTATGTGAGATATTTAAAACCATCGCAAGCTGCCCGAGCAATTGAGGAGTGTGATCGAA GCTACAGGGCCATTTTGGCTGAACCTAAAAATAAGTCATCCGAGTCTTTTGAACATGATTATTATAGTAATAACACGAGGCAAGAACCAAGAGGAAATACACTTCCGTTTT GTGGGCAGCCAGAGTTttgtagttttgaaaaaaatgagagcagaattCAAGAGTCGGTCTCCAAACGTCTGTCAGTGGTATCACGGCTTCCCTTTATCCAAGAGCAGCTGTTTGCCCTCTTTGATCTAGTCCCAGGACTGGAATATTGTGATGTTCAGCGAGATCCTCATACCAATAGTG GGTATGCTGTGATTCAGTACAGTACTGCTGCGTCAGCTATATATGCCAAGTATAAATTACACGGTTTTGAGTATCCTCCTGGAAATCGATTAACTGTCATTTTCCTAGAAGATGGGAGTGATAGCTCAGA CCTCATCAGAAAAATGGCAACACAGCTGGTAACAGCACATGTGTCATCAGTGTTGCGGAATAACAATGCAATTGTTCAACAGTATAGGACACCTCCT CAGGCATTTGGAGGAACTTCTGGCTCACAGTTACTTCAGCCCCAAACAGATGCCATACTTCcgccacacaaaaaaaaagttccacCTGACACTTCTGTGAAGGAAAGGCTTTTCATACTCTTTCATCCCCATCCTTTACCTGTAAATGTATTGGAGGATGTGTTTTG tcgTTTTGGACACTTGATAAAAGTTTACCTTGTGGCTGGAAAAAATGTGGGCTATGCAAAATTTGCAGACAGAGCAAGTGCCAGTGATGCCATAACTGCGTTACATGGCAAGATTGTGAATGGTGTCAGACTTAAAGTAAGGTTGGCAGACTCGCCTACAGAAGAATCTAACAAACGTCAGAGAACTTATTGA